A part of Rhinoderma darwinii isolate aRhiDar2 chromosome 1, aRhiDar2.hap1, whole genome shotgun sequence genomic DNA contains:
- the LOC142737021 gene encoding lecithin retinol acyltransferase-like, with protein MKDNTVVNTCLALLKVSIMKSLLVGLMVFIFEKIFIFANLKKFRLAKRKIGARCAIEICTLKRGDLLQVPRTLFVHFGIYLGNNKVAHLMPDILPAISDDKCLTGKLVTNKRLILGVLAKVASIRVDTVQDFAYGGSIIVNHMDKCFKTKPLSNEEVAQRAEKLVGATSYSLLWDNCEHFVTYCRYGSPVSFQTDKFCDIVKKIIRDQRSVVISAAVGMALTLGVGVGPFTALPSFLITFTLWMAS; from the exons ATGAAAGACAACACAGTAGTTAATACGTGCCTTGCACTGCTCAAGGTGAGCATCATGAAATCCCTTCTGGTAGGACTGATGGTCTTCATCTTTGAAAAAATCTTCATTTTTGCAAACTTAAAGAAGTTTAGACTGGCAAAGAGGAAAATTGGAGCAAGATGTGCTATTGAGATTTGCACTCTGAAGAGAGGGGACTTATTGCAAGTCCCCAGGACTCTGTTTGTTCACTTTGGGATCTACTTGGGAAATAACAAGGTTGCCCATCTGATGCCTGATATCCTCCCTGCTATTTCGGACGACAAGTGTCTGACTGGAAAACTTGTCACCAACAAAAGGCTTATCCTGGGCGTCTTGGCTAAGGTGGCCAGTATCAGGGTGGACACTGTGCAGGACTTTGCCTATGGTGGAAGTATAATAGTTAATCACATGGACAAATGTTTCAAGACAAAACCTCTTTCTAATGAAGAAGTGGCTCAGAgggctgagaaactggtgggggccaCATCATACAGTCTGCTGTGGGATAACTGCGAGCACTTTGTCACTTATTGTAGATACGGGTCTCCTGTAAGCTTTCAGACTGATAAG tTTTGTGATATCGTGAAGAAGATCATTCGAGACCAAAGAAGTGTTGTAATTTCTGCTGCCGTAGGGATGGCATTGACGCTTGGTGTGGGAGTAGGCCCATTCACCGCCCTTCCCAGTTTTCTTATTACCTTCACCCTCTGGATGGCTAGCTGA